In a genomic window of Chthonomonadales bacterium:
- a CDS encoding AI-2E family transporter: MTPRGAPQAADVWVTAVVKALWRNALYGGAIVLAVYVIGRLRVVIISLFIAATIAYVMRPMAEWLMQQTWFVAMHGGAARLPNHVRRALATFYVLVLLGVAAWYAGRFMVNPFITEVRNAAENWDEYRADLDSYGQDVQAWYSEHVKPEWRAWLAEQAERSKAIDFQRQAGQWFTAVVRHVSDAAHYIIEILLLPVLAFYFALDSKRLKHEFVGALPARSRREVLRMVREFNLIMYSFVVGQAILCAVAGIVVGLGLAALNVKYPLTLGILAGLTRAIPVIGPIIGGIPIVLLVLVTKGMGVALGVLAFFTFLHFAESKFLMPYVIGERMSLHPVVIIVVLLIGQEFGGLLGMFFAAPVAALVRVIVRRYWLKTHRRAAPPARSPYEAATLTPPAA, translated from the coding sequence ATGACCCCGAGGGGAGCGCCTCAGGCGGCCGACGTCTGGGTGACGGCCGTGGTGAAGGCGCTCTGGCGCAACGCGCTCTACGGCGGGGCCATCGTGCTGGCCGTCTACGTGATCGGCCGGCTGCGGGTGGTGATCATCTCCCTCTTCATCGCCGCCACCATCGCCTACGTGATGCGCCCGATGGCCGAGTGGCTGATGCAGCAGACCTGGTTCGTGGCGATGCATGGCGGCGCCGCGCGGCTTCCGAACCACGTGCGCCGCGCGTTGGCGACGTTCTACGTCCTCGTTCTCCTCGGTGTGGCGGCATGGTACGCGGGGCGATTCATGGTGAACCCGTTCATCACCGAAGTCCGCAACGCCGCTGAGAACTGGGACGAGTATCGCGCCGACCTGGACAGCTACGGCCAGGACGTGCAGGCGTGGTACTCCGAGCATGTGAAGCCCGAGTGGCGCGCGTGGCTCGCGGAGCAGGCCGAGCGCAGCAAGGCCATCGACTTCCAGCGCCAGGCGGGCCAGTGGTTCACGGCTGTTGTGCGCCACGTCAGCGACGCCGCGCATTACATCATCGAGATCCTGCTCCTGCCCGTCCTGGCCTTCTACTTCGCGTTGGACAGCAAGCGGCTCAAGCACGAGTTCGTGGGCGCGCTGCCCGCGCGCAGCCGCCGCGAGGTGCTGCGCATGGTCAGGGAGTTCAACCTGATCATGTACAGCTTCGTCGTCGGCCAGGCCATCCTGTGTGCGGTCGCTGGAATCGTGGTGGGGCTCGGGCTCGCCGCGTTGAACGTCAAATACCCTCTCACTCTCGGTATTCTAGCCGGGCTCACGCGTGCCATCCCGGTGATCGGGCCGATCATCGGAGGCATTCCGATCGTGCTGCTCGTGCTCGTGACCAAGGGGATGGGCGTGGCGCTCGGCGTGTTGGCGTTCTTCACCTTCCTGCACTTCGCCGAGAGCAAGTTTCTGATGCCCTACGTGATCGGCGAGCGAATGAGCCTGCACCCGGTGGTGATCATCGTCGTGCTGCTGATCGGCCAGGAGTTTGGTGGGCTGCTCGGCATGTTTTTCGCGGCCCCGGTCGCGGCGCTGGTGCGCGTCATCGTACGGCGGTACT